A region of Paenibacillus sp. JNUCC-31 DNA encodes the following proteins:
- a CDS encoding phage holin family protein, producing the protein METVGKWIVAAGSAAAAYFFGGWSGVLGALLIFVVLDYLTGFAMAAMTGHAQEQYGIVRHRT; encoded by the coding sequence TTGGAGACAGTAGGAAAATGGATTGTGGCCGCTGGTAGCGCCGCAGCAGCATATTTCTTCGGGGGCTGGTCGGGGGTACTTGGTGCGTTGCTGATATTTGTTGTGTTGGACTATTTGACAGGGTTTGCGATGGCAGCCATGACAGGCCACGCTCAAGAACAATACGGGATTGTTCGGCATCGCACGTAA
- a CDS encoding phage tail terminator family protein, with product MTTNKLTTAIADALTQHFPNIPIQPATGSTSPLPDAKGITYRLLSAQLTRERSDRFVQSHAFEIRWLDAGNIPSTLPDELFEALETIEVEGTPYRATELRWETEGATPRLLVYYTMRTSKVSESAPAMQQLEQRPTALKAAKE from the coding sequence ATGACCACAAACAAACTAACCACTGCGATCGCTGACGCTCTGACGCAGCATTTCCCTAACATCCCGATCCAACCTGCAACTGGCAGCACAAGTCCCTTACCAGACGCCAAAGGCATCACCTACCGCCTGCTGTCCGCCCAACTTACCCGGGAACGCAGCGATCGCTTCGTGCAATCCCATGCCTTTGAGATCCGCTGGCTTGATGCAGGCAACATTCCATCCACCCTGCCGGACGAGCTCTTCGAAGCGCTGGAAACCATCGAAGTAGAGGGAACCCCCTATCGAGCAACGGAGCTGCGTTGGGAGACCGAGGGCGCTACACCTCGATTGCTGGTGTACTACACGATGCGAACCAGCAAAGTGTCGGAGTCCGCCCCTGCCATGCAACAACTCGAACAGCGCCCAACCGCACTTAAAGCCGCGAAAGAATAA